In Pyrus communis chromosome 1, drPyrComm1.1, whole genome shotgun sequence, the following are encoded in one genomic region:
- the LOC137711845 gene encoding protein ALTERED PHOSPHATE STARVATION RESPONSE 1-like — protein MGATNSKIEKDEALRLCRERKRFIKQAIDSRYALAASHVSYTNSLRNIGIALRHYAEAEVLIESSLSTSDKTPSHSSYPSPSPSPLADASDSPMRNERLVLPPAVRLSYMRSGGGAAATVRFNPVSSSYVDEDISLPPPPPPLPDEDSSWDYFDPVDESESFRFVGNSGVDVNFDDIKGWRQGRSEEASHGVEERGRWAKVGIDGGNEHYEVSGNSVNRNDSSVDGNANSLNSGVDGSLQTGNGEGRQSVEGRNANGGARSLTGKVGVEQSGPSGSKREKDFCAEREDPSEFITHRAKDFLSSIKDIENRFFRAAESGGEVSRMLESNKIRVGYSEAKGTSSASAFFVAFQLVFCPRKTVLVSHDAAQHGTKIITWKRSTSSRSSSSRNPLATASKDDADDSGSDFIEEFCMIAGSHSSTLERLYAWERKLYDEVKASESIRKVYDRKCDQLRNQFAKDCSSQVIDKTRAIVKDLHSRIRVAIHAVDSISKRIEKMRDEELYPQLLELTQGLTGMWKAMLECHHAQYITISLAYHSKSSTPSQGDSRRQIMAQLLDEIECFGLSFANWINSHTSYVEALNGWLQNCIMQPRERTKSRRPFSPRRAVAPPIFVLFRDWAAGIRALPSNELTDAIRTFLSDLRHLMEKQAVTQKNQGTAESADANNGEAENKAENSEESSPNLSCMHASLARVLDRLTKFSEASLKMYEDIRYKSEAARIAYLNGRPVRY, from the exons ATGGGTGCTACCAACTCTAAAATCGAGAAGGACGAAGCTCTGCGGCTGTGCAGAGAGCGTAAGAGATTCATCAAGCAAGCAATCGATTCGAGGTATGCTTTAGCAGCTTCTCATGTATCTTACACCAACTCTCTTAGAAACATTGGCATTGCCCTCCGCCATTACGCCGAGGCTGAGGTGTTGATAGAGTCGTCCCTCTCCACCTCAGACAAGACCCCTTCGCACTCCTCCTACCCCTCTCCCTCGCCTTCGCCTTTGGCCGATGCTTCGGACTCGCCTATGCGCAATGAGAGGCTGGTTTTGCCTCCTGCGGTGAGGTTGAGCTATATGAGGTCAGGAGGTGGTGCAGCTGCGACTGTAAGGTTCAATCCGGTTAGCAGTAGTTATGTGGATGAGGATATTTCATTGCcgccgcctcctcctcctctgccGGATGAAGATTCGTCTTGGGATTATTTTGATCCTGTTGATGAGAGTGAGAGCTTTAGGTTTGTGGGAAATAGTGGAGTGGATGTGAATTTTGATGATATCAAAGGGTGGAGACAGGGGAGGAGTGAAGAAGCTAGTCATGGTGTGGAGGAGAGGGGTAGATGGGCAAAGGTTGGAATAGATGGAGGTAATGAACATTATGAAGTTTCTGGTAATTCAGTGAATCGAAACGATAGTAGTGTAGATGGTAACGCGAATTCGCTAAACTCGGGAGTTGATGGGTCTCTGCAAACAGGCAATGGTGAAGGGAGACAGTCAGTTGAGGGACGTAATGCCAATGGCGGAGCTAGAAGTTTGACGGGCAAAGTTGGAGTTGAACAGTCTGGACCTTCTGGTTCAAAGAGGGAGAAGGACTTTTGTGCAGAAAGAGAGGACCCTTCAGAGTTTATTACTCACAGAGCTAAAGATTTTCTTTCGAGCATAAAGGATATCGAGAACCGCTTTTTTAGAGCTGCAGAATCAGGAGGAGAGGTCTCCAGGATGCTTGAGTCAAACAAAATAAGGGTTGGGTATTCGGAGGCGAAAG GCACATCATCTGCTTCGGCTTTTTTCGTGGCTTTCCAGCTCGTTTTCTGCCCGCGAAAGACTGTACTTGTTTCTCATG ATGCTGCTCAACATGGAACAAAAATTATTACTTGGAAGCGCTCAACATCTTCGAGGTCATCCTCATCAAGGAATCCTCTTGCCACAGCATCAAAAGATGATGCCGACGACAGTGGCAGTGATTTTATTGAAGAGTTTTGCATGATTGCCGGAAGTCATTCCTCCACTCTGGAGAGACTATATGCCTGGGAAAGAAAACTCTATGACGAAGTAAAG GCAAGTGAATCTATCAGGAAGGTGTATGACCGGAAGTGTGATCAACTTAGGAATCAATTTGCAAAGGATTGTAGCAGTCAAGTTATTGATAAAACCCGGGCGATAGTGAAGGATCTACATTCACGAATAAGAGTGGCAATACATGCTGTTGATTCAATATCAAAGCGGATTGAGAAAATGAGAGATGAAGAATTGTATCCACAACTCTTGGAACTTACTCAGGG ATTGACAGGAATGTGGAAGGCCATGCTTGAATGCCATCATGCGCAATATATAACCATCTCACTGGCGTATCATTCAAAGAGCTCAACACCTTCCCAAGGAGATTCCCGTAGGCAGATAATGGCTCAACTTTTGGATGAGATTGAATGCTTCGGCCTAAGCTTTGCAAATTGGATCAACAGCCATACGTCATATGTGGAAGCTCTCAATGGTTGGCTGCAAAACTGCATCATGCAACCACGGGAGCGTACCAAAAGCAGAAGGCCATTTTCCCCTCGTCGAGCTGTAGCCCCACCTATATTTGTTCTCTTTCGAGATTGGGCAGCTGGGATCAGAGCACTGCCTTCTAACGAACTTACTGATGCAATCAGAACTTTCTTATCAGATCTGCGTCATTTGATGGAAAAACAAGCAGTCACACAGAAAAACCAGGGGACAGCTGAATCAGCTGATGCAAACAACGGAGAAGCAGAGAACAAAGCAGAAAACAGTGAAGAATCATCTCCAAACTTGAGTTGCATGCATGCAAGCTTGGCAAGGGTTCTCGATAGACTCACTAAATTTTCGGAGGCATCGCTGAAGATGTATGAAGATATCAGATACAAAAGTGAAGCAGCTCGAATTGCATATCTCAACGGCAGGCCTGTTAGATACTGA
- the LOC137717170 gene encoding acyl-coenzyme A oxidase 2, peroxisomal-like: MQSPQPDPTAGDESQAVSRRIQRLSLHLTPNHRHLQNDTAQQLGLVECAKAAKLTVDTSSLSNYMRGKHREIQDRVLDYFNKRPELQTPVEILKDDHRELCMKQLVGLVREAGVRPFRYIVDEPAKYFAILEAVGSVDMSLGIKMGVQYSLWGGSVLNLGTKKHKDMYFDGIDNLEYPGCFAMTELHHGSNVQGLQTVATFDPITDEFIIDTPNDGAIKWWIGNAAVHGKFATVFAKLMLPTHDTKGITDMGVHAFIVPIRDLKTHQTLPGIEIKDCGHKVGLNGVDNGALRFRSVRIPRDNLLNRFGDVSRDGKYTSSLPSINKRFAATLGELVGGRVGLAYSSVSVLKVAATIAIRYSLLRQQFGPSKQPEVSILDYQSQQHKLMPMLASTYAFHFATSHLVEKYSEMKRSHDEQLVGDIHSLSAGLKAYVTAYTAKSLSICREACGGHGYASVNRFGSLRNDHDIFQTFEGDNTVLLQQVAGDLLKQYKEKFQGGTLTVTWSYLRESMNSYLSQPNPVTARWESEDHLRDPKFQLDAFRYRTSRLLQSVAVRLRKHSKTLGGFGAWNRCLNHLLTLAESHIESVILAKFVEAVQKCPDPSSRAALKLVCDLYALERIWKDIGTYRNVDYVAPNKAKAIHKLMEYLSFQVRNIARELVDTFDIPDYVTRAPIAMQSDAYSHYTHYVGF; this comes from the exons atgcagAGTCCACAACCAGATCCAACGGCGGGGGATGAATCCCAGGCCGTCAGCCGCCGCATCCAACGGCTGTCTTTACACCTGACACCTAATCACCGACATCTCCAAAACGACACCGCTCAGCAGCTTGGGCTGGTGGAGTGCGCCAAGGCGGCGAAGCTGACGGTGGACACGAGCAGCCTCTCAAACTACATGAGAGGAAAACACCGGGAAATCCAGGACAGAGTGTTGGATTACTTCAACAAGAGGCCGGAGCTTCAGACGCCGGTGGAGATTTTGAAGGACGACCACCGGGAGCTTTGTATGAAGCAGCTCGTTGGGTTGGTGAGAGAGGCCGGGGTCAGGCCTTTCAGGTACATCGTTGATGAACCGGCTAAGTACTTCGCTATTTTGGAGGCCGTTGGCAGCGTCGACATGTCTCTCGGGATTAAGATGGGGGTGCAGTACAG CCTTTGGGGAGGTTCTGTACTTAACTTAGGAACTAAAAAGCACAAGGATATGTATTTTGATGGTATCGACAATCTGGAGTATCCAGGTTGTTTTGCTATGACCGAACTGCATCATG GCTCAAATGTTCAAGGTCTACAAACAGTGGCAACTTTTGATCCAATCACAGATGAATTTATAATCGACACACCCAATGATGGGGCAATCAAATGGTGGATTGGCAATGCTGCCGTTCATGGAAAGTTTGCTACTGTTTTTGCTAAGCTGATGTTGCCGACTCATGACACAAAAGGTATTACTGATATGGGTGTCCATGCCTTCATTGTGCCAATAAGGGATTTGAAGACCCACCAAACTCTTCCTGGGATTGAGATAAAGGATTGTGGCCACAAGGTGGGTCTGAATGGGGTAGACAATGGAGCATTAAGATTCCGGTCAGTGAGAATCCCTCGTGATAATCTTCTTAATCGATTCGGAGATGTCTCCCGGGATGGGAAATACACAAGTAGCTTACCATCTATAAATAAAAGATTTGCTGCCACTCTAGGGGAACTTGTAGGGGGGAGGGTTGGTCTTGCATATTCTTCAGTTAGTGTCCTCAAGGTCGCTGCCACAATTGCAATCCGATACTCTCTACTGCGACAGCAGTTTGGTCCTTCCAAGCAACCTGAAGTCAGTATTCTTGATTATCAGTCCCAACAACACAAGTTAATGCCAATGCTGGCTTCAACTTATGCATTCCATTTTGCCACGTCGCATTTGGTGGAGAAATATTCAGAGATGAAAAGGTCTCATGATGAACAATTGGTTGGTGACATCCATTCCCTTTCAGCAGGGCTCAAGGCTTATGTGACGGCATATACAGCAAAGTCATTGAGTATCTGCAGGGAAGCTTGTGGAGGCCATGGGTATGCTTCTGTCAACCGCTTTGGTAGCTTGAGGAATGACCATGACATTTTTCAGACGTTTGAAGGGGACAATACAGTGCTCCTACAACAG GTTGCTGGTGATCTGTTGAAGCAGTATAAGGAGAAATTTCAAGGCGGGACACTCACAGTCACATGGAGCTACCTCAGAGAGTCCATGAACTCGTATCTGTCTCAGCCAAATCCAGTGACTGCTCGATGGGAAAGTGAAGACCATTTGCGAGATCCTAAGTTCCAGTTGGATGCTTTCAGA TACCGAACTTCTCGGTTACTTCAAAGTGTCGCTGTAAGACTGCGCAAGCATTCCAAAACTCTTGGCGGTTTTGGTGCATGGAATCGATGCTTAAATCACCTTTTGACTCTTGCAGAGTCCCACATTGAGTCTGTCATCCTTGCCAAGTTTGTTGAAGCTGTCCAGAA GTGTCCGGATCCAAGTTCTCGAGCTGCTCTGAAACTCGTCTGTGATCTTTATGCCTTGGAGCGCATTTGGAAAGACATAGGAACCTATCGTAATGTTGATTATGTCGCACCAAACAAAGCTAAG GCAATTCACAAACTGATGGAGTACCTGagttttcaggtgagaaatatAGCAAGGGAACTTGTAGACACATTTGACATTCCAGATTATGTTACAAGAGCCCCGATTGCAATGCAGTCAGATGCCTACTCACACTACACACACTATGTCGGATTTTAA